TCACATGTTTGCGTCAAAAAGGACAGCTTCCGGCCGATATCCATCAAACGCATGTTTCCTGATTGGCATGAGGCCTATGAAAAAAATAAAAAGCAGAATGAGCTGGTTTAATAAATCGAGGTGTTTTAGACATGGCTTTCGGCATTAAACGGAAAGATGTAGTGGAGTGGAAAAAGCGGATCGATCAAGGAGAAATCGCTTTTTTAACTCATTATTGGCTGGATGACCGTTTCCCTGGCTGCAAGACGGTCACAAAAGTCGGCAGTAAGGATTTAGGCCGATTATCCGAATGGGGTAAGGAATACGGGCTGAAAAAAGAATGGATCCATCACCGCAAGGATGGCTACTCGCATTATGATCTTCTGGGCGATAAGCAAAGGGAAATACTCAAGGCGGAGGGGATCATTGAGGTGCTGCTCGAAAATTAGACAAAGAAGCAACAGCAGTTTACACCGCTGCTGCAAGGTCATGCTCCCTTTTCATAATGAAATTCAGGCTCGGTCAGTTTTTCGTTGAAGGTGATCCGCAAATCATGACCATCGAAGTACCAAATATCTTTTTCTTCTACATAGAAATGAATATTTTTCGTCGATGATAAGGCTGCTGCATTTTCTGGCGCTTCTTGGATGATGCCCAATGAAAAGCCGCTCTGAACGGAACTATGTCCGCCATATCTTACATAAAAGCGCAAATGTGAGCCTTCTTGGAGCTCCAATTCGTCCATATACCACTGTGCCGCTTGATCGGAAATGGTCAGTTTCATACTCATTCTCCTTCCTTGAGGTCCGTTACTTAAGTATAAAGTAATTATGAAGCAGATGCGAATATTGTGCGTTTTAGAAAGGAAATACGATGGAGATCATCTATACAATTTGTTTCATTACTCGAACAACGTATAACGAAGATGAAGTGTTGATGCTGTTCCGCAAAAAAGAGCCGAACCGGGATAAATGGAATGGCATTGGCGGGAAAATCGAAAAAGGTGAGACAGTCCTTGAATCGATGGAACGTGAAATCCGCGAAGAAACTGGATTAACGGTCAAGCGATTGACCTATAGGGGAATCGTGACATGGAATGAGACGGGCGGAATGTATGTGTACCGCGCTGAAGATACCGGAGGTGAGCTTAGTCCTTGTGATGAGGGAGAACTAGCTTGGAAGCCGGTTCAATGGGCCATGGAGGCGGATGAAGTCGTATCCAACATCAAGCATTATCTCGGTGATGTATTACGGCAAGCACCTCCTCAGCAATTTGCCTGCATTTATGAAAATGATCGCTTCGTCTCCATGGAAACGAAGCCGCTGCCTCATTTCGCAAAAGAATCGGCTTTAACTAATTGAGTACCGTCCAGGTCAACTGCACCTCCAATTGTTAGACAACATCTAACTGGAAGTGCAGTTTTTTTGACCAATTATACCATTGACGCAAAATCAAATGCAGTTTTAGAGTACTTAGAAAGGCTGGAAGGAAATACGATTGTGGGACTAAATCGGGCGTTATCCAATTCGAGAGCAGTGGGGAGAATGGAATGCCTTTCAGCAAGTAATCTCAATAGTCGTAACGCACACATCCGGGGGAACACGAAAATAGCTGCAGGTTTCTGCAGCTATTTCCTCTTTTCGTTTTCTATTGATTCAGCCTCGGCTAGCTTTTTCAGTAAGATGGGTGTGGGCATATGCATGATTTGTTCCAAGGGCAAATTGAGAGATTTTGATAATTTCAAAGCGGTTTCCGGTGAAATTTGCAGTGGCTTCATGACTGATTCTCCTTAGGGAAAATGATTAATTAGTTCCAGTTTATCCTCTATGCAACAATTAATCAATTCTTTCTTAGCTGTTTAGGCTTTACAAAACGAAACCCCCATCAAGCTCATACCCCCTATACAGATCATTATCGCTTGACTTTGGAATGAAGTTATGTTCAAAATGACCTCA
This genomic stretch from Peribacillus muralis harbors:
- a CDS encoding HesB/YadR/YfhF family protein produces the protein MKLTISDQAAQWYMDELELQEGSHLRFYVRYGGHSSVQSGFSLGIIQEAPENAAALSSTKNIHFYVEEKDIWYFDGHDLRITFNEKLTEPEFHYEKGA
- a CDS encoding NUDIX hydrolase, which translates into the protein MEIIYTICFITRTTYNEDEVLMLFRKKEPNRDKWNGIGGKIEKGETVLESMEREIREETGLTVKRLTYRGIVTWNETGGMYVYRAEDTGGELSPCDEGELAWKPVQWAMEADEVVSNIKHYLGDVLRQAPPQQFACIYENDRFVSMETKPLPHFAKESALTN
- a CDS encoding YycC family protein, with translation MKPLQISPETALKLSKSLNLPLEQIMHMPTPILLKKLAEAESIENEKRK